The genomic DNA atgtggatatattgaagcaacatctcaagacatcagtcacgaagttaaagcttggtcacaaatgggtcttccaaatgggcaatgaccccaagcatacttccaaagttgtggcaaaatggcttaagggcaacaaagtcaaggtattggagtggccatcacaaagccctgacctcaatcctatagaaaattggTGGGCAaatctgaaaaagcgtgtgcgagcaaggaggcctagaaaactgactcagttacaccagctctgtcaggacgaatgggccaaaatccacccaacttattttAGGAAGCTTGTGGGGcttgcctggccggttcccctctctccactgggattctctgcctctaaccccattacaggggctgagttactggcttactggtgctctttcatgccatccctaggaggggtgcgtcacttgagtgggttgagtcactgatgtgatcttcctgtctgggttggcgcccccccttgggttgtgccgtggcggagatctttgtgggctatactcggccttgtctcaggatggtaagttggtggttgaagatatccctcttgtggtgtgggggctgtgctttggcaaagtgggtggggttatatccttcctgtttggccctgtccgggggtatcatcagatggggccacagtgtctcctgacccctcctgtctcagcctccagtatttatgctgcagtagtttgtgtcgggggctagggtcagtttgttatatctgaagtacttctcctgtcttatccggtgtcttgtgtgaatttaagtatgctctcactaattctctctttctctcggaggacctgagccctaggaccatgcctcaggactacctggcatgatgactccttgctgtccccagtccacctggccgtgctgctgctccagtttcaactgttctgcctgcggctatggaatcctgacctgttcaccggacgtgatacctgtcccagacccgctgttttcaactctctagagacagcaggagtggtagagatactcttaatgatcggctatgaaaagccaactgattggctctctaggtttcttcctaggttttggcctttctagggagtttttcctagccaccgtgcttctacacctgcattgcttgctgtttggggtttcaggctgggtttctgtacagcactttgagatatcagctgatgtacgaaggactatataaataaatttgatttgatttggaaggctacccgaaacgtttgaccaaggtgaaacaatttaaaggcaatgctaccaaatactaattgagtgtatgtaaatttctgacccactgtgaatgcgatgaaagaaatgaaagctgaaataaataattctctctattattctgacatttcacattcttaaaataaagtggtgatcctaactgacctaagaccgggaatttttactgggattaattgtcaggaattgtgaagagctgagtttaaatgtatttggctaaggtgtatgtaaacttccgacttcaactgtatatgttatGGCTAGTCTACGAGACCAGGCTGTTCTCTTCTATTTTTAAGACACACCTTTAGAACTAGAACACAGAATAAAGTGCCTTAGCAAAGGTGAGATGAAATTACATGAAAATACATGACTGTTTCTGGCCCCCTGACATGATATAATTTGAGAAACAAGAGTTCATTAACCCAAAAGAAGAGAATCAAAAGTCTGTTGCAAGTAAAACATACAATATTGGCATTATTATGAAATACACCCTGTATTGTGGCTGTTCACTAAAGAATATATGAAGAATAATACTCATCTTAATTCCCACATTGCTGGAATGTTGGTAGAATCATTTCCATCACATAAAACGATGCTGACAGAAGTAATCCCCTGGATGGCGCTATCGCGTAAAGATTCGCCATCGGGTTAAGCCTTACCCTCACACATTTTCCCTTTATTTCTACCACAAATAGCCTATTCTCAAAGTAGGTCAGATTTATGAGCTTTAATGACTTTAAATCAACATCGAATAAAATGTTATacgtcacatgcttcataaacaacatgtgtagactaacagtgaaatgcttacttaccaacaatgcagagagaaaaatataaaaaataatatacagtacaaaTAATAATAGCAGGAatagatacacaatgagtaatgataacttggctataccgagtcaatgtgcaggggcattCGGACATTTAGGGAGATATGTTCATATAGctggtgcggcaggtagcctattggttaagagcgttgggccagtaataaAGGTCGCAGGTTTGAATCTGCAAGCCGACTAGGTAAAAAATCTGATGATGTGCCTttcagcaaggcacttaaccctaactaCTCCTGGAAGTCGcactggataagagagtctgctaaatgacaaaaaaaatgtagggctaaagtgactggGAAGCAACGTACGTGATGAGTTAGTTTGCGGTCCATAAAATAAAATTACCTATAACAATAGCCTACTAGCCAGGAATTTAAATGAATTCACTCAAACATTTCCCAAGAGGCATTTAGGCTACAGTTTAGATGGGGGCATAAAACTAAAAAGAAAGAACATCCCTTCTAACGTTATAGTTTCACATCCAATCTGTGGGACAGACTCCACCCTGTATCCAATATGGTCAAGTCCTTCCCACCTATCCATAACCAACCATGTTCATTCACCTCCAACTATCAACAGGGATCATACCTATCACTTACAGCGAAGGCAACACAATGCTTTTCACCTGAGAGGATTCAAAATTAATTTCGGATTAATTTCTATTGAAAGATCACAGACATTTACTTTAACCATGGACATTTTCTTATAAAATGTGGATATTTCAAACTAGTTGATTTCTTTTAGAATTCGCTGCAGATCGTTTCAAAGGTATACTTTTTTGATTGGCAACGTTTCAACTGGGCACCAGGTAATTTAGATGATGATGTCTAGGTTGCAGCTATTGCTCCTGTTGTGGTGCGCCATCGCCCTCACTTGGGCACCAGTCGCATCCAGCGATGTGATGGAGAACTCTTTGACAGATGTCCATGATGGAATTAAAGAGCAACTAGAACAGACCGAGGGACCACTTCTGGATGATGAGATGGACAACCAGGAGAACGTTTTAACTCAGGTATTTACGACCTCGCTCTGAATTTGTTTGGATTGACAGGCTAGTTTTACGCATAGCCTACCTATACAAAGCCAGGTGCGACAGTTAATCACAGGGGTGAGGAAGAAAATTGCATTTTCTCAAGCATTATAATTCATAACTTTTGAGTatagaataataataattgatACTTTATTGTCTATGAATATTGGCCTGGGAAAAGTTGAACTATTATGTTGCGCACTTATCATGCGTAATTACACATGCACACAGAGCATTGCCATTATAGTCAGTTTTGGCGTTTTGCTTATGAACCATAAAGCATCTGCAATGCGATAAATTGACGGTGGTTGTTTtacccagcaaaccaaaattggttctTTGAACGTTCCCAGAACATTCATTAGGTTGCCCCAAAAGTTTTTACACAAAAACGGTCCAGTTGTGCTGATGATTATACAGTGTTTGTATAAATAATTTGTCTGATGTTGCAAGAACATTCCCAGAACCCATTTTGTTATTACATTACCTGGAAACCTAATAAGAACCTTAGGGAATGTTCTGCGGGTGGTTGTTACAGACGTTGTGCACAACATTCCAAATaaatgttgtgttttttttttaattctggaaaggaaaaaaaacattttgttatcAAAAAAATCCTTTGAATGGTTTTTGAGATGTTTTCATCCTAATGTTAGATACAATCCTAACTGGAACTTTATTGGAATGTTAGCTAATGTCCTGTGAATGATCCCGGTCTGCTTAGTAGTTACTTTGCAagtggttaaaaaataaaaagtatttttttttgtaaattagtCGATTGTTAGTCATTAAACCATTTTCAATGTGCAATGTGCATAGATTATTTGGTATCTGAGAGATGAGATGGTCGTTTTTCCTATGTAGGACTAAATGTATGCATTCTCATGAATATGCTGTGTTGTTCCATATAAGTAATCAATTTAAATAGTTACTTATATCCTATAAGTAATTGCACCAATGCATGGGTCTGTGTGAATTGTGTAATGCTATGCTCCTTCAAATGGTGGACTACCCATgctctacccatctctcctccatcgtAGCTGCTGGGGgattatgacaaagtgaaaacgctGTCCGAAGGCTCAGACTGTCGCTGTAAATGTATTGTCAGACCCCTGAGCAGAAGTGCCTGCCGGCGGATAGAGGAGGGTGCAGCAACGGCTGAGGACTTTTATACCGTGGAGACTGTGACGTCGGGGCCTAACTGTAAAAAGTGTGCGTGCATAGCCCCGCCCTCTGCTCTGAATCCCTGCGAGGGAGATTACAGGTTCAAGAAGCTGCAGGAGGCGGGGAAAGATGACATCAAGGTAATACACAAGCGCCTGCATCTCTCTGGGGGGGAAACAACACCACACCGGTTCCTTCTTAGAACAACCCCCGTCTGTATTATCTTTATCAAACAAGGAGTCCTTTCCAGTGGAATATTTACTCAAACTGTACTTGATCTGATGGAAATGTCCACGTCATAAAGCGGGTATTGAATACAGCGTACATGACAGTAAGACTTTACAACTAAAATAACATGGAAAGATGTACTGGGATGGATTCTGACTACTGTGATCTTGCTTTTACAGCTCTCAACAATAATGGAGTTGCTGGAGGGAGCGTTTTACGGGATGGATCTGTTAAAGTTACACTCAGTTACAACTAAACTTCTCAGGAGGGTTGACAATATAGAAACGGTTCGTATACTGACACTCATACGCAAGTCACAGTCATAGCTTATATACCTTAAAgtctgtggtggtggtactgGCTTCTCACCCTTTTACTTTGCCCCTGTCGGTGTCCAGACCTTTTCTCGAAACCACACGGAGAAGGAGAAAGTGAGTGTGAGGAGCCGCTCTAgtgaggagaatgagagagagaaggagagaagagcaCAGCAGAGGATGGAAAAGAGAAAACGTCTAACTGAGCTGAAGCCGTCCCTGCAGAAGGATACGGCGGCAGCCTATACTAACACAGAGGTAATGGCGCACACACACTATGATAACACAGAGGTAACCAAGGCTGTCATTCACTCCAGATGTAGAGTGGAAACAATGGCGAGGGATTAAGGTAGCCAGTAGCCTGGCAGCCTCTTTAATACAGTGGCGAGATCCAAACTAGTCTGGGGTCTTGACTACAACAGTTTTCAGACAGCCCAGAAAACAATGACTTAAAATGACCGTCTGTCTTACTTTGAACCTCGACTGCATTCATTTTCACAAAACCAATGCGATCAAAACCATAGCATTTGGTTCTGTAGCCTAGTATTACAATTAAGAATCAGAAATAGAAACCTTTAGTGCCATGCAACAAACAAATGGTTGCTAAGAACTTATTGTGTAGCCACAGTTCAACATGTATAGTACAGTTGTCTCACTAAAAGCTTTACGAAAACACATGTGATTTGCTCCTTTGTGATTGGATCCTCCTAAAGAAGAAGTATGAGGAGCGCTACGTGGGGGCCAAGGGCCAAGGGGCCACCAGGCCCATGCTGAAGAGGAGCCAgccagaggacagggaggagcCCCAGTGGCCCCTGAAAGGCAAGGTGGGGCCCAACGGCATGGTCATCAGAGGGGTGACCTTCTACAAGGCCAACACAGTGGACGATGGAGCCGCTGAAGAGCTCAGTAAGTCAATTTATATACTGGACAGAATACTAGAATAACTAACATAGCAGTAGTCCATCCAGTTCAGAACATACAGCAAACCTTCCCATTGATTTTAGTGTTGAAGGCTTCTTTTTTAAGGGGTGGGTCTCTACATTGGGGCTATGCCTATGGACATGTTTTGTTCTGGGTTTTTAATAGGACATTGGAGAGGCTTCTTGAGTATATTGGTGTAAATGCTTCTTAACCCTTTGTGCTGCTCATTCACCACCAGCAGCAGAGGAAACCCTGAGCGGTGATGGTTCCATGGACCTGCTCATCGATGACCAGCTACTGAGACCCACCCAGCCCAGACCTGTGGCAGGCCCCCCGACACCTGCATCCCAAGACAGGAAGGGGAACCCAGATGACCAGGCCACTGACACCCCCAAAACAGCCGCTAGTCCCCAAAGGAATCCCATTGCATCTGCCCCTGGAGATACCGGGACACCATCAACCACTGTTTCCATCccgaccaccaccaccattcaaACAAACACTAACACACCGGTTGcgaccaccacaaccaccattcAACCAGcgactaccacaaccaccactcaACCAGCGACCACTAGAAAACTTGAAACCTTGTCTGTTTTGACCACGTCTCCAACCACTGCACTGCAAAATGTCAACAGCACCACAGCTCCGACCAGCAAGGTGACTAGTGTGCCCAGACCCAAGCATCACATCAGCTGGACAGAGGGCCACTCAGAGGTTCCCTCGGCGACCCCTAAAgtccctggtaaaaaaaaaactttggttGAGGGGGAATTAGATTTTCCAAAGTCACATTTTAATTTGATACTTTTTTCTGGTGGAAAATAGTGTTATTTGTTTGAACTTTAAATACTTGAGGAAAGTACATATGTTGTCTTTATCTCTGTATGTTTACTAACAGGCCTGTGCAAAGACACTTTGGCCACCATCTCTGACCCAGTGACCCATAATACCTACGGCCGGAAGGAAGGTGCCTGGATGAAGGACCCGAAGGGCAACGGAAATGTAATCTATGTCACCAACTACTACTATGGCAACAACCTACTGGAATTCCGCGACATGGACACCTTCAAAAAAGGTATTCTCACAATTGACTAGTCCCAAAACCGAGTTGCTGTTTAGGTCCTGGGTGCCAAGATTACATTACATGTAATGGTGGAATTTGAATCGTGCGATGCGCATTGCTCAATATATAGAATACTCTCTTACTTCTGCATTGTCTTTTTTCCTGTCAGGACGCTTCACCAATTCCTACAAGCTGCCGTACAACTGGATCGGCACGGGCCACGTCGTATACAACGGAGCCTTCTACTACAACCGGGCCTTCTCCCGTGACATCATCAAGTTTGACTTGCGTCTACGCTACGTTGCGGCCTGGACAACGCTGCACGACGCAGtgtttgaggaggaggaggactcctCCTGGAGGTGGCGAGGACACTCGGACATCGACTTTGGGGTGGACGAGAGCGGCCTGTGGTTGGTGTACCCTGCGCTGGACGAGGAGGGCTTCCACCAGGAAGTAATCATGCTAAACCGTGTGAACCCGGCTGACCTCAGCCTCCAGAGTACGTTCAGAACAGGCCTGAGGAGACACTTCTACGGAAACTCCTTTGTCATCTGTGGCGTCCTGTACGCGGTGGACAACTATGAGCGTACCCACGCCAATATATCCTACGCCtttgacacgcacacacacacccaaatgATCCCCAGATTACCATTCACAAACAACTACACGTACACAACGCAAATCGACTACAACCCCAAGGACAAAAAGCTGTATGCATGGGACAACGGTCACCAGGTGACATACGATGTTATATTTGCATATTAAAAGCTGTGGAGTAGTGCTAAAATAAAAAGGGACCAGCACTTTTTTTGTATaaaagtttaaaaatatatatatataaaaaaatggtcTTAGTGGATTGTAGAGCAGTCTACATGGCCTttatgtgttgtactgtataatccACGTTTATGTTGTTCCAGGCTCCCGTGTTGTCCCAGCGCATGTTGTTGTATTTTATATAATGGTCATGGTCTTTAATTGCCCAAAGGGCAGCAAGCAAGATCATTCAGCGAAGCAAGACAAGGTATTTTCTTACTGCTTGTTAGAAGTTTAAAGTGTATGTTGTATATACAtcaattaaaaaataaaactgttAATAAAATATGCATTCAAACATGAATGCTGACACACAAACAAGTCATCAATACTAGGACTTGTTACTGTCCATGGTTTTATTTCTGAAAACCCTTTTGAAGGTACTGCAAATACCATGACAAACCTTGAAGCGACTCAAACAAAAGTAGGTCATTATCACACCCTCATTTGACACGTTTCAAATAATGCAAATAATGGCCACATCTCACATGATGTTTGTATGATATATACAAATGAGTCTTGCGTATAATTGTTTGAATGTCTCATTTTGCTCAGTCACCAACATGGCTTTAAAAAGCAACAAGCATAATATCACAGGATAGGTAGGTCTATTCACTTTTAAATATGTGCAATATATCTTGTTAACATGGCTCAATTCCATCAATAGGGTCCAGAATCAATTCATGTTTTGTATTAAGCTATTTTCAATTTAGTTCAATTTTTGCTCATCTAAAAGAATGCTATAGCAGTAGGGTCAAGACAGTGAAGGTTACCAAAGGGTTCAACTTTAAGTCCACTATTTATTCTACCTAAAGACCTACAGTAGATGCGTGCACTGTCATTATGTCCATTTAACCTGAACCAGATGCTCTAAACTAAGCAATATGGAAGTAAACAGTTGCTGGACAACTTCTTAAGAAGTCTTAATAGATTTGTAACATTTGAGGCACAGGGACTTTTGGAATGTGGAAGACAGAGGATGTGCGAAATCTGATGCTAAGCATTTCCAAAGAGGAAGACAAGGCTACTTTTCTGTCACAGTTTATTAAATACACCAAAATGTTGGTAAAATGATAGGTTTTTAGATTGCCAGGCCTTTTAGGTAAGGCCAATTTCAGGCAGAGTCTGATAGAACACCAACCGATGCTGATGCCTTTCCGTTGGCATGGGTGGATTGGAAGTCAGTGGTGTTGGCGCGTAGGATCTCTGGGATGCTGGAGGTTTTGATGTGGAGGATCTTGGTGTCCATGACCTCACAGTCAATCTGCATCATCACCTCAAATGTGTCGTCCTTGATGACAGAGTCTGTAATGGAATACGATAAGTCCAACATATGATTATAATGAAAATCAAAACCATTCATTGGTTTATATTCAGTTGTCTGGAGTCTAGATGCCTCAACAGTCAGAAGCCACATCTGAACGTTTTATGTAGTACAAGCCTCAGCACCATCAGCACTTTTTAGCAGACATCTAATGTTGTTGAGTTTCACTGTATAGGCCATTTGAGAGGATCTCCTGACAAAATCCCATTATACTGTCTCTCCATAAGGATCCCATCCCAAAAAGTCTGTCCCCTTTGTACTCTAAATCCCAAATGTAATAGTCATTATCTGGTTCACCGCCTTCTCTCGGAGACGCTGTCTGGCGTCAGGTGGCTGAGGAGCCTGCATTACTACTGCAGGGTGAGCTCCGGCTCCTAGAAGAACACCTGCTGAAGCCATCAGCCACACAACCACCGGAACGGCCAGGTTCATGTGGCTTAGCTAGCGGGAGGAATTTACTAGCACATGGAGGGATCGGGTTTTGGATCTAAAAGGTGATTAATGTATACGGAAATGACATCGGAAAGGTTACTCAGCCGGTGCATTTTGCAGACACGTGGTGCTGTAGAGCGAGGGAGCTATGTGGGTGTTTTCTACTGAAGCAATAagaccagaggaggtgtggtatatgaccaatataccacggcgaAGGGATGTTCTTAAGTCCgacgcaacgtggagtgcctggacacagcccttagccgtggtatattggccatatatcacaaaacccagaggtgccttattgctattataaactggttaccaatgtaattagaggcAGTAAAACtctgttttgtcatacctgtggtatacggtctgatatacaacagccttcagccaatcagaattcagggctcaaacTGCCCAGTTTACGATATAAGTTTGATGATAAGAATGCAGCTGATTTGGATGGTCCTTCTGTTTGTGGTCTGAATATCTGattgagagagaaaagagatggtCATAGTTTTCTCTGTCGACGGTCATGGTTTTCTCTGCCGAGTGCGCGTCGGCAGAGAAAACCATGACAGTCAACTGTGAAGACTGTATGTAAAACGGAGCTGTATACAAGTTATAAAAGACTCTGCATGCCTGCATGCATGAGATAATCCACTATATAAAAAACATATTACCCAATAAAGTGAGATAAATATGCCTTGTACATTAAATTAGATTGAATTTAACACATTATTTTGTTACTGTTCTTTTTCAAGAGTGCTGAATCTGACAGACAGTATTTTTGTCCACTGAATCAGAGTTTTTGAACGCCTGCATTGTCTCTAGATGACAGTTTTAAGGTGTTCAGTTGTTTGGGAGACAGATTATTATTCCAAATGGCACACCTGTATATTGATACAGACCATGAGCCCAGCTAATTACAAATGGCACACCTGTATATTGATACAGACCTGAGGTTGGAACCGGGTTAAGGAACAGAACCAAAAAAACGGAAAATAAACATTTTTCGAGGGACAAAATCTGAATCGGGAACGAAAGTGATTGATACTGTTCCGAAACAGAACTTTTATGTTAAAAGCATGGTAATCATTTATTAACTTTATTTTACTCCCGGGCAGTACCACAAAAATGTGAAACAAACAAAGAGCCTATGCAAAGCTCTCACTGTCACTCAGAAAcatattccagtgtctgcctgccagctgaaaatcttagccagtgtgtgtgcgtgtcggctacctgcccctctgaagcataggctactgtagcctaCAATACTTTACAAGCGCGATTCAGAAATTAAGGAGAGATGTTAACTTGGATACGgtttttcaatgctagttaaggatactaaTTGTTATCACGTTTCACATTGGATGTATTTCCTTACAAAGCGTTCTGACGTGTTTTTAACCTGAAAAATGTTGCGCCTTACGCATTAAAAcacctttttattttttatttgtttaactaggcaagtcagttaagaacaaattcttattttcaatgacaccataggaacagtgggttaactgccatgttccgggacagagttgtaccttgtcagctcgggggtttgaacttgcaaccttccagttactagtccaacgctctaaccactaggctaccctgccgccccacctaTAGCGTGCCCGCTCCAAACTGCTCTAACtgcactgattggtgaagtaatCTACTATCGAGCTTaaaaaaggaacagaaaggaacgaTATAATCCGGCATGTTTTTCGGGGGTTTGAACCGGTTCAGAACTGTATTTTGCAGGTCGAAATAGTGCAATCGAATGCAAACAGTAAGCGACTGGAAATAGTTTAGGTTCCAACCCGATACAGACCATACCAGAGTACCATAACTGATTCCAAATATCACCCTTGCTGatacacaccaggcaggtctacTAATTCGAGTCAGCCCACAGCCCCTCATCTCACtccaccccacccccctccccaaaTCCCTTTCTCTCAGCTCCCCATCCAGTTTCCCTTTGGGGTTACTCGGTGAGATGGGTCTTTGGGTGAGACCAACCAGAAACATAACCATGTTGACACGGCAAAGTGAGGTGGCGTATTTCAAATCATGAGGGAAAATACTCAATTGCCCTTCATTATCCTTCACATACCATGCAGTCCCTTCAACTGAGGCCAATATTGGTTATGATAAGGTTACCCAAAAGGCCAACTGGCATTTTTGCACAGTATGTTGCAGACCCGAAGAGTGATTCGGAGGACAAATCCACTAATTTATTAGAGTAGTAAGGAATATCAAAGACATTTCTACAGATGGAAGCTATTTATGGCAAAAGGGGGTATTTCTAAACAACCACACTCTATGGCTGGGGCAAATTACAACCTACCGTTACAATCATCTGGCAAtcacagcgcattcggaaagtattcagacattgcagcgttacattacagcgttattctaaaattgacGAGGAAAATATTTAAttcaatcaatctacacacaataccccataatgacaaagcaaaacattttttttgtgtaaattttggcaaatgtattaaaaataaaaaacagaaattccttatttacataagtattcagaccctttgctatgagactcggaattgagctcaggtgcatcctgtttccattgatcatccttaagatgtttctacaacttggagtccacatgtggcaaatccaattgattggatatgatttggaaaggcacacacctgtctatataaggtcccacagttgacagtgaatgtcaaaacaaaaaccaagccatgagcttgaaggaattgtccgtagtgctttgagacaggattgtgtcaaggcacagatctggggaagggtactaaaaaatgtctgcagcattgaaggtccccaagaacaaaatggactccatcattcttaaatggatgaagtttggaaccagcaaGACCTTTCCTAGAActtgccgcccggccaaactgagcaatcgggggagaagggccttggtcagggaggtgaccaagaacccaatggtcactttgacaaagctccagagttcctctatggagatgggaaaaccttccagaaggacaaccatctatccagcactccaccaatcaggcctttatggtagagtggccagacggaagccactcctcagtaaaaggcacatgaaggcccgcttggagtttgcaaaaaggcacctaaaaggactcccagaccatgaaaaacaagattctctggtctgatgaaacgcagactgaactctttggcctgaataccaagcatcacatcgggaggaaacctggcaccatccctatggcgAAGCATGGCGGTAGCagcttcatgctgtggggatgtttttcagcggcagggactgggagactagtcaggatcgagggaaagatgaacagagcaaagtaccgaaagatccttgatgaaaatctgctccagagcgctcaggacctcagactggggtcgaaggttcaccttccaacaggacaatgaccctaagcacacagacaagacaacacaggagtggcttcgggacaagtctctgaatgtccatgagtttcccagccagagcccagaattGAACCCGatttaacatctctggagagacctgaaaatagctgtgcagcaacgctccccatccaacctgacagagcttgagaggat from Oncorhynchus keta strain PuntledgeMale-10-30-2019 chromosome 23, Oket_V2, whole genome shotgun sequence includes the following:
- the olfml2bb gene encoding olfactomedin-like protein 2B isoform X2, which produces MMMSRLQLLLLLWCAIALTWAPVASSDVMENSLTDVHDGIKEQLEQTEGPLLDDEMDNQENVLTQLLGDYDKVKTLSEGSDCRCKCIVRPLSRSACRRIEEGAATAEDFYTVETVTSGPNCKKCACIAPPSALNPCEGDYRFKKLQEAGKDDIKLSTIMELLEGAFYGMDLLKLHSVTTKLLRRVDNIETTFSRNHTEKEKVSVRSRSSEENEREKERRAQQRMEKRKRLTELKPSLQKDTAAAYTNTEKKYEERYVGAKGQGATRPMLKRSQPEDREEPQWPLKGKVGPNGMVIRGVTFYKANTVDDGAAEELTEETLSGDGSMDLLIDDQLLRPTQPRPVAGPPTPASQDRKGNPDDQATDTPKTAASPQRNPIASAPGDTGTPSTTVSIPTTTTIQTNTNTPVATTTTTIQPATTTTTTQPATTRKLETLSVLTTSPTTALQNVNSTTAPTSKVTSVPRPKHHISWTEGHSEVPSATPKVPGLCKDTLATISDPVTHNTYGRKEGAWMKDPKGNGNVIYVTNYYYGNNLLEFRDMDTFKKGRFTNSYKLPYNWIGTGHVVYNGAFYYNRAFSRDIIKFDLRLRYVAAWTTLHDAVFEEEEDSSWRWRGHSDIDFGVDESGLWLVYPALDEEGFHQEVIMLNRVNPADLSLQSTFRTGLRRHFYGNSFVICGVLYAVDNYERTHANISYAFDTHTHTQMIPRLPFTNNYTYTTQIDYNPKDKKLYAWDNGHQVTYDVIFAY
- the olfml2bb gene encoding olfactomedin-like protein 2B isoform X1 encodes the protein MMMSRLQLLLLLWCAIALTWAPVASSDVMENSLTDVHDGIKEQLEQTEGPLLDDEMDNQENVLTQLLGDYDKVKTLSEGSDCRCKCIVRPLSRSACRRIEEGAATAEDFYTVETVTSGPNCKKCACIAPPSALNPCEGDYRFKKLQEAGKDDIKLSTIMELLEGAFYGMDLLKLHSVTTKLLRRVDNIETTFSRNHTEKEKVSVRSRSSEENEREKERRAQQRMEKRKRLTELKPSLQKDTAAAYTNTEKKYEERYVGAKGQGATRPMLKRSQPEDREEPQWPLKGKVGPNGMVIRGVTFYKANTVDDGAAEELTAEETLSGDGSMDLLIDDQLLRPTQPRPVAGPPTPASQDRKGNPDDQATDTPKTAASPQRNPIASAPGDTGTPSTTVSIPTTTTIQTNTNTPVATTTTTIQPATTTTTTQPATTRKLETLSVLTTSPTTALQNVNSTTAPTSKVTSVPRPKHHISWTEGHSEVPSATPKVPGLCKDTLATISDPVTHNTYGRKEGAWMKDPKGNGNVIYVTNYYYGNNLLEFRDMDTFKKGRFTNSYKLPYNWIGTGHVVYNGAFYYNRAFSRDIIKFDLRLRYVAAWTTLHDAVFEEEEDSSWRWRGHSDIDFGVDESGLWLVYPALDEEGFHQEVIMLNRVNPADLSLQSTFRTGLRRHFYGNSFVICGVLYAVDNYERTHANISYAFDTHTHTQMIPRLPFTNNYTYTTQIDYNPKDKKLYAWDNGHQVTYDVIFAY
- the olfml2bb gene encoding olfactomedin-like protein 2B isoform X3, encoding MMMSRLQLLLLLWCAIALTWAPVASSDVMENSLTDVHDGIKEQLEQTEGPLLDDEMDNQENVLTQLLGDYDKVKTLSEGSDCRCKCIVRPLSRSACRRIEEGAATAEDFYTVETVTSGPNCKKCACIAPPSALNPCEGDYRFKKLQEAGKDDIKLSTIMELLEGAFYGMDLLKLHSVTTKLLRRVDNIETTFSRNHTEKEKVSVRSRSSEENEREKERRAQQRMEKRKRLTELKPSLQKDTAAAYTNTEKYEERYVGAKGQGATRPMLKRSQPEDREEPQWPLKGKVGPNGMVIRGVTFYKANTVDDGAAEELTAEETLSGDGSMDLLIDDQLLRPTQPRPVAGPPTPASQDRKGNPDDQATDTPKTAASPQRNPIASAPGDTGTPSTTVSIPTTTTIQTNTNTPVATTTTTIQPATTTTTTQPATTRKLETLSVLTTSPTTALQNVNSTTAPTSKVTSVPRPKHHISWTEGHSEVPSATPKVPGLCKDTLATISDPVTHNTYGRKEGAWMKDPKGNGNVIYVTNYYYGNNLLEFRDMDTFKKGRFTNSYKLPYNWIGTGHVVYNGAFYYNRAFSRDIIKFDLRLRYVAAWTTLHDAVFEEEEDSSWRWRGHSDIDFGVDESGLWLVYPALDEEGFHQEVIMLNRVNPADLSLQSTFRTGLRRHFYGNSFVICGVLYAVDNYERTHANISYAFDTHTHTQMIPRLPFTNNYTYTTQIDYNPKDKKLYAWDNGHQVTYDVIFAY